A genomic window from Sulfurimonas paralvinellae includes:
- a CDS encoding diacylglycerol kinase, with product MKLNKPKHNLFRNGMYAVEGFIDIVKNETSFKWQLLMLAVLGTVAWILPIGFGYSSILFLSLFIPILAEVANSALERVVDLVTTDYHILAKQAKDAGATLVLLSLIVMVLIWSAVLLVAFKIV from the coding sequence ATGAAGCTAAATAAACCAAAGCATAATCTCTTTAGAAACGGGATGTATGCTGTAGAGGGTTTTATTGATATTGTAAAAAATGAGACATCGTTCAAGTGGCAGCTGCTGATGCTGGCTGTTTTGGGAACTGTGGCATGGATATTACCTATTGGTTTTGGGTATTCGAGCATACTGTTTCTCTCACTTTTCATTCCAATCCTGGCAGAAGTGGCAAATTCTGCTTTGGAGCGTGTCGTTGATCTGGTAACAACGGATTATCATATTTTGGCAAAACAGGCAAAAGATGCAGGTGCGACACTGGTACTATTGAGCCTCATAGTGATGGTGCTTATCTGGAGTGCTGTTTTACTGGTGGCATTTAAGATAGTCTAA
- a CDS encoding 2,3-bisphosphoglycerate-dependent phosphoglycerate mutase, producing MKQARLVLVRHGQSVYNKENLFTGWTDVALSPQGEKEAQDVGRLLKKNGIYPDICFTSWLKRAIHTAQIALRELEWEHIDSLRSYKLNERHYGAWQGQNKSKVLQEYGEQQFLAVRRGYDVPPPPLDENDSRVVWRDAKYATFERALLPISESLKDTKKRVVEYFQETIQKELKKDKTVFVSAHGNSLRALVMHLEQISEEDVVKLEIPTGEIIVYTFTTEIQIDKKEILLG from the coding sequence ATGAAACAAGCACGATTGGTACTTGTACGGCATGGGCAGAGTGTTTACAATAAAGAAAATCTTTTTACCGGATGGACAGATGTTGCATTGAGTCCACAGGGTGAAAAAGAGGCACAGGATGTGGGAAGGCTGTTGAAAAAAAACGGCATCTACCCTGATATCTGTTTTACATCCTGGCTTAAACGTGCCATTCATACGGCACAGATAGCTCTGCGTGAGCTTGAGTGGGAACATATTGACTCACTGCGTTCATATAAGCTCAATGAACGTCATTACGGTGCATGGCAGGGACAAAACAAATCAAAGGTACTGCAGGAGTATGGAGAACAACAGTTTTTGGCTGTACGACGCGGTTATGATGTGCCTCCGCCGCCACTTGATGAAAACGACAGCCGTGTCGTCTGGAGGGATGCAAAATATGCGACATTTGAAAGAGCGCTGCTGCCGATAAGTGAATCGCTGAAAGATACGAAAAAAAGAGTTGTCGAATACTTTCAAGAGACGATACAAAAAGAGTTGAAAAAAGATAAAACCGTGTTCGTTTCTGCCCATGGAAACTCGTTAAGAGCACTTGTAATGCATCTTGAGCAGATAAGTGAAGAAGATGTCGTAAAACTTGAGATACCAACAGGTGAGATCATCGTCTATACTTTTACAACAGAGATACAAATAGATAAAAAAGAGATACTTTTAGGCTAA
- a CDS encoding saccharopine dehydrogenase family protein: MKKTTLIIGAGGVGRVVAHKCAMNADVFGEIVLASRTKSKCEVIADEITNVVIKTASVDADNVQEIVELIKEYKADIVINVALPYQDLSIMDACIECGVDYLDTANYEHPDEAKFEYKEQWARDEAFAEAGIMGLLGSGFDPGVTNVFCAYAQKHYFDEIHTIDILDCNAGDHGYPFATNFNPEINLREVSANGRYWESGKWIETEPMEIKMVWDYPEVGPKDSYLLYHEEMESLVKHIKGLKRIRFFMTFGESYLTHMKCLENVGMLGIEPVEHKGQKIIPMEFLKTLLPDPASLGPRTKGKTNIGIVAEGIKDGKKRKIYIYQVSDHEACYKEVKSQAVSYTTGVPAMIGAKLMLEKIWYKEGVHNMEEFDPDPFMDELNKQGLPWKIKELE; the protein is encoded by the coding sequence TTGAAAAAAACAACGTTAATTATTGGTGCAGGCGGTGTTGGTCGTGTTGTCGCACATAAATGTGCGATGAATGCAGATGTTTTTGGAGAGATTGTGCTGGCAAGCAGAACGAAATCCAAATGTGAAGTGATTGCAGATGAGATTACTAATGTAGTAATAAAAACAGCTTCTGTTGATGCAGACAATGTTCAGGAGATTGTAGAGCTGATTAAAGAGTATAAAGCAGATATTGTCATCAATGTAGCACTGCCGTATCAGGATTTGAGTATTATGGATGCCTGTATAGAGTGTGGTGTCGATTATCTCGATACAGCGAATTATGAGCATCCTGATGAGGCGAAATTTGAGTACAAAGAGCAGTGGGCTCGTGATGAAGCTTTCGCTGAAGCGGGTATTATGGGACTGCTTGGTAGTGGTTTTGATCCTGGTGTGACAAATGTCTTTTGTGCGTATGCCCAAAAACACTACTTTGATGAAATTCACACAATCGATATACTTGATTGTAATGCCGGTGATCACGGCTATCCTTTTGCAACGAATTTCAATCCGGAGATCAATCTACGTGAGGTAAGTGCTAACGGGCGTTATTGGGAGAGCGGTAAGTGGATAGAGACAGAGCCGATGGAGATAAAAATGGTCTGGGACTATCCTGAAGTTGGTCCAAAAGATAGTTATTTGCTCTATCATGAAGAGATGGAATCGCTTGTGAAGCATATCAAAGGACTCAAACGCATCCGATTTTTCATGACCTTTGGCGAGAGTTATCTCACGCATATGAAGTGTTTGGAGAATGTTGGCATGCTTGGTATAGAACCGGTTGAACATAAAGGACAAAAGATTATTCCAATGGAGTTCTTAAAGACACTACTTCCAGATCCGGCTTCATTGGGACCTCGTACAAAGGGAAAAACGAACATCGGAATTGTTGCAGAAGGCATAAAAGACGGCAAGAAGAGAAAAATATACATCTATCAGGTAAGCGACCATGAAGCATGCTACAAAGAGGTGAAATCTCAGGCGGTATCGTATACAACGGGTGTACCTGCCATGATAGGTGCAAAGCTGATGCTTGAGAAGATCTGGTATAAAGAGGGTGTGCATAATATGGAAGAGTTCGATCCGGATCCGTTCATGGATGAACTCAACAAGCAAGGACTTCCTTGGAAGATTAAAGAGTTGGAGTAG
- a CDS encoding EI24 domain-containing protein, translating into MQDFFDAVIFGFKEILRAKTMKFAMLGGLIISVVWIVIGIILWNPIISFSSSILTYIPFSLIRSNGAWMLSTFLWLQVVLVTFALVFAFLGNLIMEKVQREKYASLTLYIGLTSAAFWGVVWFYEGGYIYAQFLKLLTWLPFETIEKGLAYLIGFYIIYTGIIVSIIFVTSAYSGSFLQRVKERHFPYDRMYDEYEYKTITQTIKDTLIFTVASIISFPLLFIPVINFFILVGLWIWLMKDTLACDTAAFVYGEVDKEKLKEYKGAIWGLTFIGSLFNFIPVFNVFGPYFTELAMFYYLKEKRDS; encoded by the coding sequence ATGCAAGATTTTTTTGATGCGGTAATATTTGGTTTTAAAGAGATACTTCGGGCAAAGACAATGAAGTTCGCTATGCTTGGCGGCCTTATAATCAGTGTAGTATGGATTGTAATAGGTATCATATTATGGAATCCTATTATCTCATTTAGCAGTTCTATTTTGACGTACATACCGTTTTCTTTGATCCGTTCCAACGGTGCATGGATGCTCTCTACCTTTTTATGGCTGCAGGTTGTTCTTGTTACCTTTGCTTTGGTCTTTGCTTTTTTAGGCAATTTGATCATGGAAAAAGTACAGCGGGAAAAATATGCTTCGCTTACACTCTACATCGGGCTGACAAGTGCAGCTTTTTGGGGAGTTGTCTGGTTCTATGAAGGGGGCTATATCTATGCACAGTTTTTAAAACTCTTAACATGGCTGCCTTTTGAAACGATAGAAAAAGGGCTGGCTTATCTCATAGGCTTCTATATCATCTATACAGGCATTATTGTCTCCATTATCTTTGTTACAAGTGCTTATTCAGGTTCTTTTTTACAGCGCGTCAAAGAGAGACATTTTCCGTATGACAGAATGTATGATGAATATGAATATAAAACCATTACACAAACCATCAAAGATACGCTTATTTTTACGGTAGCTTCCATCATTTCATTCCCTTTATTGTTTATTCCTGTCATTAACTTTTTCATTCTGGTCGGGCTCTGGATATGGCTGATGAAAGACACACTTGCATGTGATACAGCGGCATTTGTTTATGGAGAAGTAGACAAAGAAAAACTAAAAGAGTATAAAGGTGCCATCTGGGGGCTGACTTTTATAGGCTCGCTTTTTAACTTTATACCTGTATTTAACGTTTTTGGTCCATATTTTACTGAACTTGCAATGTTTTACTATCTCAAAGAAAAAAGAGATTCATGA
- a CDS encoding MFS transporter, with protein sequence MFKIVGSINYLLVVFLNAFTDLGHKIIIQNTVFKVYDGPTQIVLTAIINALILFPFILVFSPSGFLADRFPKNKIMEYAALFAVVITLGITYAYYHGHFLLAFSLTFVLALQSAIYGPAKYGYIKELFGDKYISGGNGAVQAVTTVAILGGIIFYTVLFEGMYNDTLLTEDAILEAIAPIGWLLVGSSVIEWFMASKLPNKMHTVCVKKFHMRKYLSGFYLVKNLKTVTRKREVYEAIIALGLFWSISQVVLAIFGEYAKDELGVTNTIYVQGVMALAGIGIVIGSIMAAKFSKYYINTGLSGIGAIGITLLVFSIPFLHSMSVIAFAFTLFGILSGFLLVPLNARIQHLASSIHLGTIIAANNFIQNIFMFSFLVLTTLFAYFGMNAEILFYLMGLVGIYLSYLLFKRYYVDVFWAVMGLLGSLRHKYIYHGLQNIPDDKAVLLLGNHVSWLDWIILQLPLRRRINYMMDKEIYHWRVFHAFFKAGEAIPVSPKGFKDAFKEAHARLKNGRIVGIFPEGEITKTGELGSFKKGYELIEKDYDGVIVPFYINSGIFGSSFSKYKPKNAKLNLFKRRVIDVYFGKPLPKETTSDELHELILKMKEKYEAK encoded by the coding sequence ATGTTTAAGATTGTCGGTTCCATAAACTACCTGCTGGTAGTCTTTCTGAATGCTTTTACCGATCTCGGGCATAAGATCATCATACAAAATACTGTTTTTAAAGTTTATGACGGTCCTACGCAAATAGTTTTGACGGCAATCATCAATGCACTCATTCTTTTTCCTTTCATTCTCGTTTTTTCGCCTTCGGGATTTTTGGCTGACAGATTTCCAAAAAACAAGATTATGGAATATGCGGCGCTTTTTGCTGTTGTCATCACTTTGGGCATCACCTATGCCTATTATCACGGTCATTTTTTACTTGCTTTTTCACTGACATTTGTTCTTGCTCTGCAGAGTGCCATCTATGGTCCGGCAAAATACGGCTATATCAAAGAGCTCTTTGGTGATAAATACATCAGTGGCGGAAACGGAGCTGTTCAGGCTGTCACCACTGTCGCTATCTTAGGCGGTATCATCTTTTATACAGTGCTGTTTGAAGGTATGTACAATGATACACTACTCACAGAAGATGCCATTCTTGAAGCTATCGCTCCAATAGGCTGGTTGCTGGTCGGCAGTTCTGTCATAGAGTGGTTTATGGCTTCAAAACTGCCAAATAAAATGCATACCGTTTGTGTAAAGAAATTCCATATGCGAAAGTATCTCAGTGGTTTTTATCTGGTGAAGAACCTCAAAACGGTCACGCGAAAAAGAGAGGTCTATGAAGCGATCATCGCGCTTGGTCTCTTTTGGTCTATTTCTCAAGTTGTTTTAGCAATATTTGGCGAATATGCAAAAGATGAACTTGGTGTAACAAATACAATCTATGTGCAGGGAGTGATGGCACTTGCCGGTATCGGAATTGTCATTGGCTCTATCATGGCCGCGAAATTTTCAAAGTACTACATAAACACAGGTCTCAGCGGTATTGGTGCTATAGGTATCACTCTGTTGGTATTTTCAATTCCATTTTTACACTCTATGTCAGTTATCGCTTTTGCTTTTACACTTTTTGGCATACTCTCAGGATTTCTTCTTGTACCTCTCAATGCCCGCATACAGCATTTGGCATCTTCTATTCATTTAGGAACGATTATCGCGGCAAATAATTTTATACAGAACATTTTTATGTTCTCTTTTTTGGTGCTGACAACGCTTTTTGCCTATTTTGGAATGAATGCGGAGATACTCTTTTATCTGATGGGTCTTGTCGGTATTTATCTTTCTTACCTACTTTTTAAGCGCTATTATGTTGATGTTTTTTGGGCTGTTATGGGATTACTTGGTTCATTACGACATAAGTATATTTATCATGGATTACAAAATATACCTGATGATAAAGCCGTGCTTTTGCTTGGTAATCATGTGAGCTGGTTAGACTGGATCATTTTGCAGCTGCCTCTTCGTCGAAGAATCAACTACATGATGGACAAAGAGATATACCACTGGAGAGTTTTTCATGCTTTTTTTAAAGCAGGAGAAGCTATTCCTGTTTCGCCGAAAGGCTTTAAAGATGCATTCAAAGAGGCTCACGCAAGACTTAAAAACGGTCGTATTGTCGGTATATTTCCAGAGGGAGAGATAACAAAAACAGGAGAGCTAGGCAGTTTTAAAAAGGGTTATGAGCTTATAGAGAAAGATTATGATGGCGTAATAGTGCCATTTTATATAAACAGCGGTATTTTTGGCAGCTCTTTTTCAAAATATAAACCGAAAAATGCTAAACTTAACTTATTTAAACGCAGGGTGATAGATGTCTATTTTGGTAAACCGCTTCCAAAAGAGACGACAAGTGATGAACTGCATGAGCTTATTTTGAAGATGAAGGAAAAGTATGAAGCTAAATAA
- the lipB gene encoding lipoyl(octanoyl) transferase LipB — MILHDWGEIEYTHARERMQEIHTRALYDKQNHLILCSHPNVFTVGSDTKESFDVRVVQSDRGGSITCHTPGQSVFYFCFLVQNPAVFYKKVLNAFEDFFMKNLSAVTYNKGRPGFYIQNRKIASLGFRYSQGVSLHGVALNVDVDLNFHSQVSPCNLEGIVPTSLKAEGVNLTQEQVNDELIMMIKKSFGDAV; from the coding sequence ATGATACTACATGATTGGGGTGAGATAGAATATACTCACGCAAGAGAGCGTATGCAGGAGATTCATACACGGGCGTTGTATGATAAACAGAACCACCTCATTCTCTGCTCACATCCCAATGTTTTTACGGTTGGCAGTGATACGAAAGAGAGTTTTGATGTTCGTGTCGTACAGAGTGACAGAGGTGGTTCCATTACCTGCCATACTCCTGGACAGTCTGTTTTTTACTTCTGTTTTTTGGTGCAAAATCCTGCGGTTTTTTATAAAAAAGTTCTCAATGCTTTTGAAGATTTCTTTATGAAAAATCTATCAGCAGTCACATATAATAAAGGCCGTCCTGGTTTTTATATACAAAACAGAAAAATCGCTTCTTTGGGGTTTCGTTATTCACAGGGAGTTTCACTGCATGGTGTAGCACTCAATGTTGATGTCGATCTGAATTTTCACTCTCAGGTAAGCCCGTGCAATCTTGAAGGTATTGTACCAACTTCACTCAAAGCTGAAGGAGTCAATCTCACGCAAGAGCAGGTCAATGATGAACTTATAATGATGATAAAGAAAAGTTTTGGTGATGCAGTTTAA
- a CDS encoding zinc-dependent peptidase, protein MSYYLALLLVFGGLGLFIFTLMIFLKVREEKRIQKLLAKPFKEEYRKYLQATPHYNRLTQEDKTKIERSITFFTNTKEFIGVDIEVTDEMKVIIAFYACLLLLHKTTTNCYDNLKTIIIYPNAVAFENVQATNGIYTKEKFLIDGQSANDTVIIVWHDAKKEAYHLRHDNVIVHEFAHEIDFMDGEIDGIPPIERSKYDEWSRVLFGDFKKLNNVALKNREWGKYKLLGSYAATNEAEFFAVATERFFESPHSLKKHFPELYKELQDFYKINTAELVQ, encoded by the coding sequence ATGAGCTACTACTTAGCTCTTTTACTGGTTTTTGGAGGGCTTGGACTTTTCATCTTCACTCTTATGATATTCTTAAAGGTAAGGGAAGAGAAACGGATCCAAAAACTCTTAGCCAAGCCTTTTAAAGAAGAATATAGAAAATATCTGCAAGCAACACCGCATTACAATAGGCTTACGCAAGAAGACAAAACCAAGATTGAACGATCCATCACTTTTTTTACAAATACAAAAGAGTTCATCGGTGTTGATATTGAAGTGACAGATGAGATGAAGGTTATCATAGCCTTCTATGCCTGTCTGCTTCTTTTACATAAAACGACCACGAACTGCTATGACAATCTAAAGACCATCATTATCTATCCAAATGCTGTTGCTTTTGAGAATGTACAGGCAACCAACGGCATCTACACAAAAGAGAAGTTTCTCATTGACGGGCAGTCTGCAAATGATACGGTCATCATTGTCTGGCATGATGCAAAAAAAGAGGCCTATCATCTGCGTCATGATAATGTCATAGTGCATGAGTTTGCGCATGAGATAGACTTTATGGACGGAGAGATAGACGGTATTCCTCCAATAGAGCGCTCAAAATATGATGAGTGGAGCCGAGTACTCTTTGGTGACTTTAAAAAGCTCAATAATGTGGCTTTAAAAAACAGAGAGTGGGGCAAATACAAACTGCTTGGCTCTTACGCCGCAACCAATGAAGCAGAGTTCTTTGCCGTTGCCACAGAACGCTTTTTTGAATCTCCGCACAGCCTGAAAAAACACTTCCCAGAACTCTATAAAGAACTTCAAGATTTTTACAAGATAAACACTGCAGAGCTTGTGCAATAA
- the lipA gene encoding lipoyl synthase, protein MQFKPKVKAPHPEFVANMQKILQKNELMTVCEAAACPNRAECYERSSATFMILGDVCTRACTFCNVKTGHGVSVDADEPKKLANAIEELGLQYVVISSVDRDDLKDYGAGHFADCVRAVKEKNPDIKIELLTPDFHYDTKALDIVIQSGAYKLAHNQETVRRLSKSVRPQSDYDRSLKVLEYYAKKSHLRVKSSLMLGLGESENELRYSMRELLDVGVSELTLGQYLQPTSKHHKVEKYYSQEFFDAIKEEAYAMGFDAVASGILVRSSYFAEELGR, encoded by the coding sequence ATGCAGTTTAAGCCAAAGGTAAAAGCACCTCATCCAGAGTTTGTGGCAAATATGCAGAAGATACTGCAAAAAAATGAGCTTATGACGGTCTGTGAGGCAGCAGCGTGTCCAAACAGAGCCGAGTGTTATGAAAGAAGTAGTGCTACGTTTATGATTTTGGGTGATGTGTGTACTCGGGCATGTACTTTTTGCAATGTCAAAACCGGACATGGCGTGAGTGTCGATGCAGATGAACCAAAAAAACTTGCCAATGCCATAGAAGAGTTGGGACTTCAATATGTCGTTATTAGCTCTGTTGACAGAGATGATCTCAAAGATTATGGAGCAGGGCATTTTGCTGACTGCGTGAGGGCTGTTAAGGAGAAAAATCCAGATATCAAGATAGAACTCCTAACACCTGATTTCCATTATGATACAAAGGCTTTGGATATTGTCATACAAAGCGGTGCATATAAACTTGCGCACAATCAAGAGACAGTAAGAAGGCTGAGTAAAAGTGTACGGCCTCAGAGCGATTATGACCGTTCATTAAAAGTTTTGGAGTATTATGCTAAAAAAAGTCACTTAAGAGTAAAATCCTCTTTGATGCTTGGACTTGGAGAGTCTGAGAATGAGCTACGCTATAGTATGCGTGAGCTGTTGGATGTAGGTGTGAGTGAACTGACGCTTGGGCAGTATTTGCAGCCGACATCAAAGCATCATAAAGTTGAAAAATATTACTCTCAAGAGTTTTTTGATGCTATAAAAGAAGAAGCCTATGCTATGGGATTTGATGCAGTGGCTTCCGGAATACTTGTTAGAAGTTCGTATTTTGCAGAGGAGTTGGGAAGATGA
- a CDS encoding DUF695 domain-containing protein, whose amino-acid sequence MRDFFRRVEDGNEIIVEIDSSAYGYSQRYDWLLSVFIKFDAANEAQNGFEEYLELKESLIIALEHDEKAKYVGGRSVDGWSELYFYTADSKGLTAQVDAILKDSGYKYESSVVRDSKWDFHYKNLTPNELEVAHMQSAKIIYLLEEEGDNLETPRIVEHYISFDTPTQKERFLDSLTQENFIFKDEISSDEFENGIALTKEHAVTAEAVASAVEELFEMLQNKKGYYEGWSTTLACED is encoded by the coding sequence ATGAGAGATTTTTTTAGACGTGTTGAAGATGGCAATGAAATAATAGTTGAGATAGACAGCAGTGCTTATGGATACTCACAGCGGTATGACTGGCTTTTGAGTGTTTTTATCAAATTTGATGCGGCAAATGAGGCTCAAAATGGCTTTGAAGAGTATCTTGAACTCAAAGAGTCGCTTATCATTGCTTTAGAGCATGATGAAAAGGCAAAATATGTCGGCGGCCGCAGTGTTGACGGCTGGAGTGAACTTTATTTTTATACTGCTGATTCAAAAGGGCTCACTGCTCAGGTTGATGCCATCTTAAAAGATAGCGGCTATAAATATGAAAGTAGTGTTGTGAGAGATTCAAAATGGGATTTTCATTATAAAAATCTCACGCCAAATGAGCTTGAAGTCGCACATATGCAGAGCGCAAAGATCATCTACCTTTTAGAAGAAGAGGGAGACAACTTAGAGACTCCCCGCATCGTTGAACACTATATCTCTTTTGATACACCAACACAAAAAGAGCGTTTTTTAGATAGCCTCACGCAGGAAAATTTCATCTTTAAAGATGAGATCAGTTCTGATGAGTTTGAAAACGGCATTGCTTTGACAAAAGAGCATGCTGTAACGGCAGAGGCAGTTGCTTCGGCTGTTGAAGAACTCTTTGAAATGCTTCAAAATAAAAAAGGCTACTACGAGGGTTGGAGCACAACACTCGCTTGTGAGGATTGA
- a CDS encoding patatin-like phospholipase family protein, giving the protein MKFFLLLFLLGSILFAQDRPKIALVLSGGGARGGAHVGVLKVLEKNRIPIDMIIGTSMGSFMGGLYAAGETPEELEKMLVTTDWNHYIKADFDREKIPMQRKKLDYTYQGKMGVGVNAENELVFPTGVLKREPLLLYFDQLTSNVKDIQNFDELSISFRAVATDIKNGDAVVLKSGSLAKAIYASSAIPGGLQPININGIDLIDGGVSDNIPIDVARKMGADIIIAVDVSENFSETLDVDSYLVVMGQLVDILMRKNANESLKLLSDKDILIVPQLKSYSGLDVEHYAAIVEAGYQEALKSEKKLQTLSVSKEAYAKYRAKHRMKHQAKELVIDAIEIENDTYLSDEIIKRHIRQKVGMPLNDTMLREDILALYHLTVFDSVSYKVVQKNGRNILHITTTPSWNNHGDLLFSIALDDDFNGHSSYSLKAGYMMYGINSLGAEWRTSLEIGKKQHYMTEFYQPIDYMQMFYLRPFLSYEKMTYVVPTDSLGNQELKSTGYGGGLAFGANLTSSFKTELNIAAYRDRSDVAVFDYSEKFNARQLNLIFLYDSLDNYNFPNSGALGEVNFKKDAKAWGSDYDYEQLYGKIQKPLTYKDNTFILNAKLGKTNIKSQTAGQVTVYDKFELGGMFNLSGYQRYKFAGNNVAFASAMYRYRIKNGGFFGSLGMPLYAGATLESGTTWNEGKHLHASDLKSSGSIFVAADTPLGAFYFTYGRANSRNDSFYLYLGEKF; this is encoded by the coding sequence TTGAAATTTTTTCTTCTTCTTTTTTTGCTTGGCTCTATCCTGTTCGCACAAGATCGCCCAAAAATAGCACTTGTTCTTAGTGGCGGCGGTGCACGGGGCGGTGCGCATGTCGGCGTATTGAAGGTGCTTGAAAAAAATCGCATCCCAATCGATATGATAATCGGAACAAGTATGGGTTCTTTTATGGGAGGACTTTATGCAGCAGGAGAGACACCTGAAGAGTTGGAAAAGATGCTTGTTACAACGGATTGGAACCACTATATCAAAGCTGATTTTGATCGTGAAAAGATTCCTATGCAGCGAAAAAAATTGGATTACACATATCAAGGAAAGATGGGAGTTGGTGTAAATGCAGAAAATGAACTTGTTTTTCCTACCGGTGTATTAAAAAGAGAACCGCTGCTTTTGTACTTTGATCAATTAACATCCAATGTAAAAGATATTCAAAATTTTGATGAACTTTCCATTTCTTTTCGGGCAGTTGCGACGGATATTAAAAATGGGGATGCTGTTGTGCTCAAGTCAGGCTCCCTTGCGAAGGCCATTTATGCTTCAAGTGCGATTCCAGGAGGCCTACAGCCAATAAATATCAATGGAATTGATCTGATAGATGGCGGTGTCAGTGATAATATTCCCATAGATGTAGCACGTAAAATGGGTGCAGATATAATTATTGCAGTCGATGTGAGCGAGAACTTTTCTGAGACGCTTGATGTGGATTCATACTTGGTTGTTATGGGACAGCTTGTTGATATACTCATGCGTAAAAATGCGAATGAATCCTTAAAGCTACTCAGCGATAAAGATATTCTCATTGTTCCGCAGCTGAAATCGTACTCTGGACTTGATGTTGAGCACTATGCAGCTATCGTTGAAGCCGGTTATCAGGAGGCTCTTAAAAGTGAAAAAAAACTTCAGACTCTCTCTGTAAGCAAAGAGGCATATGCAAAATATAGAGCGAAACACCGCATGAAACATCAGGCAAAAGAGTTGGTTATTGATGCAATTGAAATTGAAAACGATACATATCTCTCAGATGAAATCATTAAAAGACACATTCGACAAAAGGTCGGTATGCCATTAAATGACACCATGCTGCGTGAGGATATATTGGCTCTTTATCATTTGACTGTTTTTGACAGTGTTAGCTATAAAGTAGTTCAAAAAAATGGCAGAAATATCTTACATATCACAACGACTCCAAGTTGGAATAATCATGGTGATCTGCTTTTCTCCATAGCTTTAGATGATGATTTTAATGGACACTCGTCTTACAGTCTCAAAGCAGGGTATATGATGTACGGTATCAACAGTCTGGGTGCAGAGTGGCGAACTTCTTTGGAAATAGGTAAGAAACAGCACTATATGACAGAGTTTTATCAACCGATCGATTATATGCAGATGTTTTACCTGAGGCCTTTTCTCTCATATGAAAAGATGACCTATGTTGTTCCAACAGATTCTCTTGGAAATCAAGAGCTTAAAAGTACAGGATATGGCGGTGGTTTGGCATTTGGTGCCAACCTGACAAGCAGTTTTAAAACAGAACTGAATATTGCAGCATACAGAGATAGATCTGACGTCGCTGTTTTTGATTACTCAGAGAAATTTAATGCGAGACAGCTCAATCTGATATTTTTATATGACAGTTTAGATAATTATAATTTTCCAAATAGTGGTGCCTTGGGAGAAGTGAACTTCAAAAAAGATGCAAAAGCATGGGGCAGCGATTATGATTATGAACAGTTATACGGGAAAATTCAAAAGCCCTTGACATACAAAGATAATACATTCATTCTTAATGCAAAGCTGGGAAAGACAAATATTAAAAGTCAAACAGCAGGGCAGGTTACAGTTTATGATAAGTTTGAACTTGGCGGAATGTTTAACTTATCCGGCTATCAACGCTACAAATTTGCAGGAAATAATGTTGCCTTTGCCAGTGCCATGTACAGATACCGCATTAAAAATGGCGGTTTTTTTGGTTCTTTAGGTATGCCTCTTTATGCAGGTGCCACTTTAGAGAGCGGAACAACTTGGAACGAAGGAAAGCATTTGCATGCATCTGATCTGAAATCTTCGGGTTCGATATTTGTAGCTGCTGATACCCCTCTAGGAGCTTTTTATTTTACCTATGGACGGGCAAACTCAAGAAATGACAGTTTTTATTTATATTTAGGAGAGAAATTTTGA